From a single Balneolales bacterium ANBcel1 genomic region:
- a CDS encoding alkaline phosphatase — protein sequence MRQSDQKKNGSFNRRDFLKTGALSGLFIGSGAFVTGCSPQSNGVARPGDVKNIIFMVSDGMSSGTLAAADQLLRRNYGRPSSWISLYESGKATRGLMDMASASSVVTCSAAASSSWGCGQRVNNGRVNMTEDGEPLTPILKIFRDAGKATGLATTTTITHATPAGFGANVMERGDEQTIAVQYLERGYDLLLGGGHRHLAPDRREDGRDLYAEFAEAGYRIARTKQEMQQGENSKKLLGVFYNGHLPYNLNHINTEEYRRDIPTLAEMTETALAQLSGKPNGFILQVEGGRVDHAAHGNDAAGLVYDQIAFDDAVAKAVAFAEGRDDTLVIITTDHGNANPGLSGTGAYYNDSGPALDQLADFRYTNSWMLRQLNENSSVSSIRETVEYASGIAIGRDEAEILRKAFAGDYQNLNRGMSRPAQVMGQIFANYLAFNWVSGAHTADYVELAAMGPGSEKIGAFTRNTDLFHLMVELAGVQQYAEV from the coding sequence TCCTTCAACCGCAGGGACTTTCTCAAAACCGGGGCGCTGTCCGGTCTGTTTATTGGCTCCGGAGCGTTTGTTACCGGCTGCAGCCCCCAAAGTAACGGCGTGGCACGGCCGGGAGATGTCAAGAATATCATTTTCATGGTAAGTGACGGTATGAGCAGCGGAACCCTCGCAGCCGCCGATCAGCTGCTCCGCCGCAACTACGGCCGGCCCTCAAGCTGGATTTCGCTCTACGAATCGGGAAAAGCGACACGGGGCCTGATGGACATGGCATCGGCCAGCTCCGTCGTCACCTGTTCCGCCGCCGCATCGAGCTCCTGGGGGTGCGGGCAGCGTGTCAACAACGGAAGGGTGAACATGACCGAGGATGGCGAGCCGCTCACACCCATCCTGAAGATTTTCCGGGATGCGGGCAAGGCGACCGGACTGGCCACCACCACCACCATTACCCATGCCACACCGGCCGGTTTTGGTGCCAACGTGATGGAGCGCGGCGACGAGCAGACTATTGCCGTCCAGTATCTGGAACGCGGATATGACCTGCTCCTCGGCGGCGGTCACCGGCATCTGGCTCCCGACCGGCGCGAGGACGGCCGCGATCTCTATGCCGAATTTGCAGAAGCCGGCTACCGTATCGCCAGAACCAAACAGGAAATGCAGCAGGGTGAAAACAGTAAAAAGCTTCTCGGCGTCTTCTACAACGGCCATCTCCCCTACAACCTGAATCATATCAATACCGAAGAGTACCGCCGTGACATCCCAACCCTGGCTGAAATGACCGAGACCGCCCTCGCACAGCTCTCCGGCAAACCCAACGGATTTATCCTGCAGGTGGAAGGCGGACGAGTAGACCACGCCGCCCACGGTAACGACGCCGCCGGCCTGGTTTATGACCAGATCGCATTTGACGATGCGGTCGCCAAAGCGGTTGCTTTCGCCGAAGGGCGCGATGATACCCTGGTAATCATCACCACCGACCATGGCAACGCCAACCCGGGCCTTAGCGGCACCGGTGCCTACTATAATGATAGCGGACCCGCTCTCGACCAGCTCGCCGATTTCCGTTACACCAACAGCTGGATGCTTCGTCAGCTCAATGAAAACAGCTCGGTAAGTAGTATCCGTGAGACGGTTGAGTACGCTTCCGGAATTGCGATCGGCAGGGATGAGGCGGAAATCCTGCGCAAGGCTTTTGCCGGTGATTATCAAAACCTGAACCGGGGGATGAGCCGCCCCGCACAGGTGATGGGGCAAATTTTTGCCAATTACCTGGCATTCAACTGGGTAAGTGGCGCCCATACTGCCGATTACGTTGAACTTGCCGCCATGGGTCCCGGCAGCGAAAAAATCGGAGCGTTTACCAGAAACACCGACCTGTTCCATCTTATGGTGGAACTGGCGGGAGTTCAGCAATACGCTGAGGTATAA
- the queG gene encoding tRNA epoxyqueuosine(34) reductase QueG: MDRIINNITRRTELVRREAFRLGFDGVGFARARRLEQEESHLEQWLREGRHGSMQWMENHFDKRVDPRKLVPGARSVVSLMISYHQPELANMQVDSKNPKISKYALGDDYHKVVKEKLFDLYAFTAEITGNVEGRVFVDTAPVLDKAWAVESGIGWLGKHTNVLNRHQGSWFFLGEMILDVEFDYDAPVADHCGTCTRCIDACPTDAIYEPYKVDGSKCISYFTIELRDEIPEEYHRQMGEWIFGCDICQDVCPWNRRAEPGAEERLFARPESADRDINYWEELNLHEYRELFRKSTVKRAKFEGLKRNIRVAGANVRDPENRYLNRSAAPLHRRP, from the coding sequence ATGGATCGCATCATCAACAACATCACCAGAAGAACCGAACTTGTTCGCCGTGAAGCGTTTCGCCTGGGATTCGACGGTGTCGGATTCGCCCGTGCACGGCGCCTGGAGCAGGAAGAGAGCCATCTGGAGCAGTGGCTCAGGGAGGGACGGCACGGATCCATGCAATGGATGGAGAACCACTTCGACAAGCGGGTGGATCCCCGAAAGCTGGTGCCGGGTGCCCGGTCGGTGGTCTCGCTGATGATCAGTTACCATCAGCCCGAACTGGCGAACATGCAGGTGGATTCGAAGAATCCCAAAATATCAAAGTATGCGCTGGGCGATGATTATCACAAGGTCGTCAAGGAGAAGCTGTTTGATTTGTATGCCTTTACCGCGGAGATCACCGGCAATGTCGAAGGCCGCGTGTTTGTGGATACGGCGCCGGTACTGGACAAAGCCTGGGCGGTGGAGTCGGGCATTGGGTGGCTGGGCAAGCACACCAACGTGCTGAACCGTCACCAGGGTTCCTGGTTTTTCCTGGGGGAGATGATACTGGATGTCGAGTTTGATTACGATGCGCCGGTAGCCGACCACTGCGGAACCTGCACCCGGTGCATTGACGCGTGTCCGACCGATGCCATTTACGAACCTTACAAGGTAGACGGCAGCAAGTGCATCTCCTACTTCACCATTGAACTGCGCGATGAAATCCCGGAGGAGTACCACCGACAGATGGGGGAGTGGATTTTCGGATGCGATATTTGTCAGGATGTGTGCCCGTGGAACCGCAGGGCGGAGCCAGGGGCGGAAGAACGCCTGTTCGCACGGCCGGAGAGCGCCGACCGTGACATTAACTACTGGGAGGAGCTGAACCTCCACGAATATCGGGAGCTCTTCCGGAAAAGTACCGTCAAGCGGGCGAAATTCGAAGGGTTAAAGCGCAATATCCGGGTGGCAGGCGCCAATGTGAGGGATCCGGAAAACCGGTATCTCAACCGATCGGCGGCCCCGCTCCATCGGCGCCCGTAA
- a CDS encoding outer membrane beta-barrel protein, protein MATLYLYVQLFPGRKMITKPDMHIMKSTNKILSLTLILSITLLAHTGAMAQQNDGSDIFIGGGLTYGESIDELGLQLGGYYIFNEDFRFGGDFIYWFVDSPQDASNTFFELNGNAHYLFYREGDITLYGIGSLGIHYNSFEVTFNGGSISDSNTDLALGVGAGIEYNAGPVLLYGEPRFFLTGFDQLTLSFGVRFGI, encoded by the coding sequence ATGGCTACACTGTATCTGTATGTGCAGCTGTTTCCCGGCCGGAAAATGATAACCAAACCCGACATGCATATCATGAAGTCAACCAACAAAATCCTTTCACTGACCCTGATACTCTCCATTACGCTGCTTGCCCACACCGGCGCTATGGCCCAGCAAAACGATGGTTCCGATATCTTTATCGGCGGCGGACTCACCTACGGAGAATCGATCGATGAACTCGGCCTGCAACTTGGAGGATACTACATCTTTAACGAAGACTTCCGGTTCGGCGGTGATTTTATCTACTGGTTTGTCGATTCTCCCCAGGATGCATCCAACACCTTCTTCGAGTTGAATGGCAACGCCCATTACCTGTTCTACCGGGAGGGTGATATCACGCTTTACGGCATCGGGTCGCTTGGTATCCATTACAACAGCTTCGAGGTGACCTTCAACGGCGGCAGCATTTCCGATTCCAACACCGACCTGGCACTTGGCGTGGGTGCTGGAATTGAGTACAATGCCGGTCCGGTGCTGCTTTACGGTGAACCCCGTTTTTTCCTTACCGGATTTGACCAGCTGACACTCTCTTTCGGAGTGCGCTTCGGTATTTAA
- a CDS encoding sigma-70 family RNA polymerase sigma factor, giving the protein MSNSSTKDITLVEAALSGDQKAYQQLVDKYQRPLYFHVLKMVRNRDVVEDLVQEAFLKAFDCLKSYNREYAFSTWIYRIATNHTIDFLRKKKLQTYSIDEPVPGKDGEMRMEIADETSGTDRDIIRKQRRKLIRDAVESLPEKYRLVIRMRHMDEMSYEEISEELNLPLGTVKAHIFRARELLNKYLKDRIRAY; this is encoded by the coding sequence ATGAGCAACAGCAGCACAAAAGATATTACACTGGTGGAGGCAGCGCTTTCCGGCGATCAGAAAGCGTATCAGCAGCTTGTTGACAAGTACCAGAGGCCGTTGTATTTCCATGTGCTGAAAATGGTCAGGAACCGGGATGTGGTGGAGGATCTGGTCCAGGAGGCATTTCTGAAGGCGTTTGACTGCCTGAAGTCCTATAACAGGGAGTACGCGTTTTCCACCTGGATCTACCGGATCGCCACAAATCACACCATCGATTTTCTGCGTAAAAAAAAGCTTCAGACATACTCCATCGATGAGCCTGTGCCTGGTAAGGATGGAGAGATGAGGATGGAAATTGCGGACGAGACGTCCGGAACCGACCGTGATATCATCAGAAAGCAGCGACGCAAACTCATACGGGACGCGGTGGAGAGCCTGCCGGAGAAATACCGGCTGGTCATCCGGATGCGGCATATGGATGAGATGAGCTACGAAGAGATTTCCGAAGAACTGAATCTGCCGCTGGGTACGGTGAAGGCGCACATTTTCCGGGCGAGGGAGTTGCTTAACAAATACCTGAAGGATCGTATTCGCGCTTATTAA
- the prmA gene encoding 50S ribosomal protein L11 methyltransferase codes for MNANRKPVAHLNVRLQVPDELQELVIGELLDYSFEAFEQQEALLSAWISPEKYGDALRERLQEWLSGLPEECRILSEERVEERNWNEEWEKTIRPQTIGSFHIHPTWTDEPVPADKIAIAIDPKMAFGTGYHETTRLLLHLLPGSVAEGDKVLDMGTGTGILAIGALKLGASEAVGIDLDPWCYDNANENAALNRVAGRLAIRIGSSEQIQDEERFDLILANINRNVLLDLGDELTRRLAPGGRLLLSGILEGDRTAIMAHPAYASLECTDSRQENEWLALVLKKS; via the coding sequence ATGAACGCCAATAGAAAACCGGTGGCGCACCTGAACGTCCGTTTGCAGGTGCCTGACGAGCTGCAGGAGCTGGTGATCGGGGAGTTGCTGGACTACAGCTTTGAGGCATTTGAACAGCAGGAGGCCCTGCTCTCGGCATGGATTTCACCGGAGAAGTATGGTGATGCGCTGCGGGAACGGCTGCAAGAGTGGCTTTCGGGCCTGCCGGAAGAGTGCCGCATCCTTTCGGAAGAGCGCGTCGAGGAGAGGAACTGGAATGAGGAGTGGGAGAAGACGATTCGTCCGCAGACCATCGGCTCCTTCCACATCCACCCCACATGGACGGACGAACCCGTGCCTGCTGACAAGATAGCGATCGCCATCGATCCCAAAATGGCATTCGGAACGGGGTATCACGAAACCACGCGACTGTTGCTGCATCTGCTGCCGGGCAGTGTGGCAGAGGGCGACAAGGTGCTGGATATGGGGACCGGAACCGGAATTCTGGCCATCGGCGCACTCAAACTGGGCGCTTCCGAGGCCGTCGGCATTGACCTGGACCCGTGGTGCTATGACAACGCGAACGAAAACGCGGCGCTGAACCGGGTGGCCGGCCGGCTTGCGATTCGAATCGGTTCCTCCGAACAGATTCAGGATGAAGAACGGTTCGACCTGATCCTGGCAAATATCAACCGCAACGTGCTGCTGGATTTGGGCGACGAACTCACCCGGCGCCTGGCTCCCGGCGGACGCCTGCTGCTCTCCGGAATTTTGGAGGGAGACCGCACGGCCATAATGGCTCACCCCGCCTATGCTTCTCTTGAGTGTACCGATTCGCGGCAGGAAAACGAATGGCTTGCTCTGGTGCTTAAAAAAAGCTGA
- a CDS encoding M28 family peptidase, with protein MSLHLQPFTCCRWRVLLPAALIFCFGAIACSSEADNDRFGLVDRDRHVPAFSADSAYHFIEQQVAFGPRNPGSAGHAQAMEYLAETLRKYAGNRSVFIQRFTHVGYEEDLYDMGNIIASFRPDVTDRIMLLAHWDTRPRAERDGDPRLRHEPIPGADDGGSGVGVLLELARLFRDHPPPVGVDIILFDGEDYGHEGDLDYYFLGARHWAANPPVPGYRPRFGILLDMVGGEGAVFPKEGFSMQYAPQLVREVWAQAAELGYEELFPDRRGSTIADDHWIVNRDAGIPTINIIHHKPPESGGVRFPEYWHTHDDNMEIISRETLQAVGEVMTHFIYTRIGKQQNERQ; from the coding sequence ATGTCACTTCACCTACAACCATTTACCTGCTGCCGATGGCGGGTGCTGCTGCCGGCGGCCCTGATCTTCTGTTTCGGTGCCATTGCGTGCTCCTCGGAGGCGGATAATGACCGGTTTGGATTGGTTGACCGCGACCGCCATGTGCCGGCTTTCTCTGCGGATTCGGCATATCATTTTATCGAGCAGCAGGTAGCGTTTGGTCCGCGGAACCCCGGTTCGGCCGGCCACGCGCAGGCCATGGAGTACCTCGCAGAAACCCTGCGCAAATATGCAGGTAACCGTTCGGTCTTCATTCAGCGCTTTACTCACGTCGGATACGAAGAGGATCTCTATGATATGGGAAATATCATCGCCTCGTTTCGGCCCGATGTTACCGACAGGATCATGCTGCTGGCGCACTGGGATACGCGACCCAGAGCGGAACGTGACGGCGATCCGCGTTTGCGGCACGAGCCGATTCCCGGAGCCGACGATGGCGGCAGCGGTGTCGGTGTACTTCTGGAGCTGGCCAGGCTGTTTCGCGACCATCCCCCGCCCGTTGGCGTGGATATCATTTTGTTTGACGGTGAGGATTACGGCCATGAGGGCGACCTGGACTACTACTTCCTGGGTGCGCGCCATTGGGCAGCCAATCCGCCGGTGCCCGGCTACCGGCCCCGGTTCGGGATTTTGCTGGATATGGTCGGCGGTGAAGGCGCGGTTTTTCCCAAAGAGGGCTTTTCGATGCAGTACGCCCCGCAGCTGGTCAGGGAAGTCTGGGCACAGGCGGCCGAACTTGGGTATGAGGAGCTGTTCCCCGATCGCAGGGGATCCACGATTGCCGATGACCACTGGATTGTGAATCGCGACGCCGGTATCCCCACCATCAACATCATCCACCATAAACCGCCGGAAAGCGGCGGCGTCCGTTTCCCGGAATACTGGCACACCCACGACGACAACATGGAGATCATCAGCCGGGAGACGCTGCAGGCCGTCGGTGAGGTGATGACCCATTTCATCTATACACGAATCGGAAAACAGCAGAATGAACGCCAATAG
- a CDS encoding amidase family protein: MNYTSIRSARRAVEAGEASLTDLVSGYFSQIESANPEINAFTQLHQDEALEQAAAVQKKIEAGSAGPLAGAVMGIKEVLCQKGVKATCASRMLESYEAVYDATVVERILEQDAVIVGRLNMDEFAMGSSTENSIHGPVKNPHNTQKVSGGSSGGSAAAVAAGMCGATLGTDTGGSIRQPASYCGVVGLKPSYGRVSRYGLIAYASSFDCIGPLATNVTDAAVLLKAIAGQDPRDATSSARPVPDYPALLEKPDPAIKVGIPVEYFGEGLDPVIRERVMGVARKLEQKGARLVDIRLPHLEYAIATYYILATAEASSNLARFDGIRYGHRADMKKVRKELKEEEAAIRASVTANGTDTAALQQELNAMDSPMIRLYKQSRTEGFGPEVKRRIMLGTYVLSAGYYEAYYGKAQRIRRLIRQDFENAFSEVDVILSPTAPTTAFDLGSKLDDPLQMYLNDIYTISANLAGICGISVPAGRHDADNMPIGVQLMADAFREPQLFNAALLAENAAG; this comes from the coding sequence TTGAATTACACTAGCATCCGAAGTGCGCGCCGGGCGGTGGAAGCCGGGGAAGCATCCCTGACTGATCTCGTATCCGGGTATTTTTCGCAAATTGAATCCGCCAATCCCGAAATCAACGCATTCACGCAGCTTCATCAGGATGAGGCCCTGGAGCAGGCGGCGGCCGTTCAGAAAAAGATCGAGGCGGGCAGTGCCGGGCCCCTTGCCGGTGCGGTTATGGGGATCAAGGAGGTGCTTTGCCAAAAAGGTGTCAAGGCGACGTGTGCTTCGCGGATGCTCGAATCATACGAGGCGGTTTACGATGCCACGGTGGTTGAGCGGATTTTGGAACAGGATGCGGTGATCGTCGGCCGGCTCAACATGGACGAATTCGCCATGGGGTCATCCACCGAAAATTCCATCCATGGACCGGTTAAAAACCCGCATAACACGCAGAAGGTTTCGGGTGGATCCAGCGGGGGGAGCGCGGCGGCCGTGGCCGCAGGCATGTGCGGCGCCACCCTCGGAACCGATACCGGTGGCTCCATCCGCCAGCCGGCGTCGTATTGCGGTGTGGTCGGACTCAAACCCAGCTACGGCCGGGTCTCCCGTTACGGCCTGATCGCCTACGCCTCTTCGTTTGATTGTATAGGTCCGCTTGCGACAAATGTAACCGATGCCGCGGTTCTGCTGAAAGCAATCGCCGGCCAGGATCCCCGCGATGCCACCTCATCCGCCCGCCCCGTGCCCGACTATCCCGCGCTGCTGGAGAAACCCGATCCCGCCATAAAAGTGGGCATCCCTGTCGAGTATTTCGGAGAGGGGCTGGACCCTGTGATTCGTGAACGTGTGATGGGCGTTGCGCGCAAACTGGAGCAGAAAGGGGCGCGGCTGGTCGATATTCGCCTGCCTCACCTCGAGTATGCGATCGCCACCTACTACATTCTTGCAACCGCGGAGGCCTCCAGCAACCTGGCGCGCTTTGACGGTATCCGTTACGGACACCGGGCCGACATGAAGAAAGTGAGAAAAGAGCTCAAGGAAGAGGAGGCCGCGATCCGGGCTTCCGTAACCGCCAACGGGACGGATACCGCGGCCCTGCAGCAGGAACTGAACGCGATGGACAGCCCCATGATCCGCCTGTACAAGCAAAGCCGGACCGAAGGCTTCGGGCCGGAGGTGAAGCGCCGTATCATGCTCGGCACCTATGTGCTCAGTGCCGGATACTATGAGGCCTATTACGGCAAGGCGCAGCGCATTCGCCGGTTGATCCGGCAGGATTTCGAGAACGCCTTCTCCGAAGTGGATGTGATCCTCTCGCCGACAGCACCGACAACGGCCTTCGACCTGGGATCCAAGCTGGACGACCCCCTCCAAATGTATCTCAACGATATCTATACCATATCGGCCAACCTTGCCGGGATTTGCGGCATCAGCGTTCCGGCCGGCCGGCACGATGCCGACAATATGCCGATCGGAGTTCAGCTGATGGCGGATGCCTTCCGGGAGCCACAGCTTTTCAACGCCGCGCTGCTGGCGGAAAATGCCGCTGGCTGA
- a CDS encoding twin-arginine translocase TatA/TatE family subunit translates to MGSFGGMEWLVIALAVLLLFGAKKIPELARGLGQGLTEFRKASSDIRKEIEKGSSEPTISERDQKSKKEPEKETVKEEQKSDN, encoded by the coding sequence ATGGGATCATTCGGTGGCATGGAGTGGCTGGTTATCGCGTTGGCGGTGCTGCTTCTTTTTGGTGCAAAAAAAATTCCGGAACTGGCTCGAGGCCTGGGTCAGGGACTTACAGAGTTTCGAAAAGCTTCTTCCGACATACGCAAGGAGATCGAAAAAGGTTCCAGTGAACCGACTATTTCGGAACGTGACCAGAAGAGCAAAAAAGAGCCGGAGAAGGAAACGGTCAAAGAAGAGCAGAAGTCCGATAACTGA
- a CDS encoding DUF2795 domain-containing protein → MIWTVELAATLEDAPWPATRNELIEWAERNGCPQQVIDNLYELDEEDDTPYESIEEIWPDYIMKEDFFHGEEDEGFDYDDV, encoded by the coding sequence ATGATTTGGACCGTTGAACTTGCTGCGACCCTGGAGGACGCCCCCTGGCCGGCTACACGTAACGAATTGATTGAGTGGGCCGAGCGCAACGGATGCCCTCAACAGGTCATCGATAATCTCTATGAGCTGGACGAGGAAGATGATACTCCATACGAAAGTATTGAAGAGATCTGGCCTGACTACATCATGAAAGAGGACTTTTTCCACGGAGAAGAGGACGAAGGATTTGACTATGATGACGTGTGA
- a CDS encoding BamA/TamA family outer membrane protein, whose protein sequence is MEAPSVQTEADTDSRSLEDLRIRRVRFVGNDAFSNGQLQSIVRTRPNRRFLGIPGLTMWYQLHKVWDRLGEPPALLDLAVLNRDLERLTNFYESQGFREARIDTNLTPFDRERLEVSFIIQEGEQSRLREIYYSGMPVIGSDTEIFEFFSDSELITRSVNDTTFVSGLPFTYEKVGAERNRILEHLRNNGYASANRDSVLAIVREDSVNTQELDLMFRIFPGSLYRFGDVHVQLAGPEGQLDNVRTDTLSGEPYTEDSRQIVIRVDESAKTRTGLLADQLIFKPGTLYSNRDYRNTITQYQNLGMLTVNQFSHSDDGSLPDYSRELLPVFIRMQTLPKHRIQLDFYGMRRLGFGAGAGLRYINNNLFRGAENFEIGMQGSFEYVGGTLLNSTELSTAYSVQRLNFPFRRLDQTPFFLNATTRYRFSWAQSTQENFTINTNFRFNNQFEVRHRPQMASLFDLIELDWLDASATSDFERNLRDRFDDIVVERILEDFNPQFSSITRYTFRYANTDLIKRNYGFFSESSIELGGTIPWLMDRFIFDPGDVQGTVPSLSLSDSTLTYSRFARVSVDYRRYIPVLENGVFAWRAFAGYAHAFGTNPQIPLNRRFFAGGSNDIRGWAPLRLGPADLDAGAGEAPINGGDIKLAGFLEYRHTILQGFINTDWGIAGFTDFGNIWYGSRSPFNEGKFRVDEFYRQIAVGSGFGLRLDWDYFVFRIDVAYRIHDLQQGWFQNSNPYWHFGIGHSF, encoded by the coding sequence ATGGAAGCACCTTCGGTACAAACAGAGGCTGATACAGATTCTCGCTCCCTCGAAGATCTGCGCATACGGCGCGTGCGGTTTGTAGGTAACGATGCGTTCAGCAACGGGCAGTTGCAGTCAATCGTCAGAACACGGCCCAACCGGAGATTTCTCGGAATACCGGGCCTCACCATGTGGTACCAGCTGCACAAAGTCTGGGACCGGCTGGGTGAACCCCCCGCCCTGCTGGACCTGGCTGTTCTCAACCGCGATCTGGAGCGCCTTACCAACTTCTACGAATCTCAGGGGTTTCGCGAAGCGCGCATTGATACCAACCTCACTCCGTTCGACCGGGAACGGCTCGAAGTTTCTTTCATCATCCAGGAGGGGGAACAGTCACGGCTGCGGGAAATCTACTACAGCGGAATGCCTGTAATCGGCTCCGATACCGAGATTTTCGAGTTCTTCAGCGACAGCGAGTTGATCACCCGTTCTGTCAACGACACCACCTTCGTTTCGGGCCTGCCCTTTACGTACGAAAAGGTAGGAGCCGAGCGCAACCGCATCCTGGAGCACCTGCGCAACAACGGCTACGCCTCCGCCAACCGCGATTCCGTACTGGCCATTGTGCGCGAAGATTCCGTGAATACGCAGGAGCTGGATCTGATGTTCCGAATTTTCCCCGGTTCACTCTACCGATTCGGGGACGTTCACGTGCAACTTGCCGGGCCCGAGGGGCAGCTCGACAACGTACGAACCGACACCCTGTCCGGTGAACCGTATACCGAAGACTCCCGCCAGATCGTAATCCGTGTCGATGAATCGGCAAAAACCCGGACCGGTCTCCTTGCCGACCAGCTCATATTCAAACCCGGAACACTCTACAGCAACAGGGATTACCGCAACACGATTACGCAGTATCAGAACCTCGGCATGCTGACTGTCAACCAGTTCAGCCATAGTGACGACGGCTCCCTGCCCGACTATTCCAGAGAGCTGCTGCCGGTATTCATTCGAATGCAGACTCTTCCGAAACACCGAATTCAGCTGGACTTCTACGGCATGAGACGGCTCGGATTCGGCGCCGGCGCCGGTTTGCGTTACATCAACAACAACCTGTTTCGCGGAGCCGAAAATTTTGAAATCGGGATGCAGGGCAGCTTCGAGTATGTCGGCGGAACCCTGCTCAACAGTACCGAGCTGAGCACCGCCTATTCCGTGCAACGGCTGAATTTCCCGTTTCGCCGCCTGGACCAGACCCCGTTTTTCCTGAATGCCACCACCCGGTACCGTTTCAGCTGGGCCCAGAGTACCCAGGAAAATTTCACTATCAACACCAATTTCCGGTTCAATAACCAGTTCGAGGTGCGGCACCGACCGCAAATGGCCAGCCTCTTTGACCTTATCGAGCTGGACTGGCTGGATGCTTCCGCCACCTCCGATTTCGAACGAAACCTCCGCGACCGATTCGACGATATTGTGGTTGAACGCATCCTCGAAGACTTCAACCCGCAATTCAGTTCCATCACCCGATACACGTTCCGGTATGCCAATACCGATCTCATCAAGCGTAACTACGGATTCTTCAGCGAGTCGTCCATAGAGCTCGGCGGAACCATTCCCTGGCTGATGGACCGGTTTATTTTCGACCCGGGAGATGTTCAGGGTACGGTGCCTTCCCTGAGCCTGAGCGACAGTACGCTGACCTACAGCCGTTTTGCCAGGGTTTCCGTTGATTACAGGCGATATATTCCGGTCCTCGAAAACGGAGTATTTGCCTGGAGGGCTTTCGCCGGTTATGCACATGCCTTCGGCACCAACCCCCAGATACCGCTCAACCGGCGCTTCTTTGCCGGCGGCAGTAACGACATCCGCGGCTGGGCGCCACTCAGACTGGGACCCGCCGACCTGGATGCAGGCGCGGGGGAAGCGCCCATCAATGGCGGCGACATAAAACTGGCCGGTTTCCTGGAGTACCGGCACACCATTCTGCAAGGGTTCATCAATACCGACTGGGGCATCGCCGGATTTACCGATTTCGGGAATATCTGGTACGGCTCTCGAAGCCCGTTTAACGAAGGCAAATTCCGGGTTGATGAATTCTACCGGCAGATTGCCGTGGGATCCGGATTCGGTTTGCGCCTCGACTGGGACTACTTCGTCTTCCGGATTGATGTGGCCTACCGCATCCACGACCTTCAGCAGGGCTGGTTTCAAAACAGCAACCCCTACTGGCATTTCGGAATCGGCCATTCCTTTTAG
- a CDS encoding cyclic nucleotide-binding domain-containing protein → MYKPKFWQRLKSQSELIFQSTFLKRLSQLERYELLQLSHRRRYKAGEVIFYQGDPGTGMYLIEQGSVELLYQENPEQEQVQLTQLHPPESFGAFSVDYQIRRKATARCVTDCVLYGFFISDYQILSKRHPKIALRFLETLNVVSIQHLDLALSRMNNVEMEAEAYALLFETYDLPTEEAVNEKIS, encoded by the coding sequence ATGTACAAACCCAAATTCTGGCAGCGTTTAAAATCCCAGTCGGAGCTGATTTTCCAATCAACGTTTCTGAAACGCCTCTCGCAGCTGGAGCGCTATGAGCTGCTGCAACTGAGCCACCGGAGGCGATACAAAGCCGGGGAAGTGATTTTTTATCAGGGAGACCCCGGCACCGGGATGTATCTGATTGAGCAGGGGTCCGTGGAACTGCTGTACCAGGAAAACCCTGAACAGGAGCAGGTCCAGCTCACCCAGCTCCATCCGCCCGAATCGTTCGGCGCTTTCAGCGTGGATTACCAGATCCGGCGCAAGGCCACCGCCCGCTGTGTCACCGATTGTGTGCTTTACGGCTTTTTTATCTCCGATTACCAGATTCTGAGTAAACGCCACCCCAAGATCGCGCTTCGTTTTCTGGAAACCCTGAACGTCGTTTCGATTCAGCACCTCGACCTCGCCCTTTCCCGCATGAACAATGTTGAAATGGAAGCAGAAGCGTACGCCCTGCTCTTTGAAACCTATGACCTCCCGACGGAAGAGGCGGTCAATGAGAAAATCAGTTAA